Proteins encoded within one genomic window of Kibdelosporangium phytohabitans:
- a CDS encoding serine/threonine-protein kinase translates to MGAGRYRLLEELGRGGMGVVWLAEDLTIGRRVAVKELHLPQGIAPQERQVFEERVLREARTAGRLSDPGIVTVHDVVREHGNTFIVMELIEAPNLAEVVERHGPLPVDQVLRVAEQVLPALETAHAAGIVHRDVKPSNVMVAPNGRVKLTDFGIAQSMGDSKLTQSGTLIGSPTYISPERLLGRDASPASDLWALGATLFFASEGFGAYDRPSTPASIQAIMNERAVVRRAHGPLADLIMGLLDPDPDTRLTGGQARYLIEQVRQRQAGVPQPVAPGSAARHPAVTKQLPRKSRALVLAVVVIVLASAVAGVLALTGVFDSKPSNEASSQASEQPADAGEATPPATGSASDAPVEDNSKPFQKISTYGHDGRVTEANVVEYGDKGSCYNGMDLNEKLFDCTGEHDAEIFGQVSLNRDSGAYPGEDKLAKESEDGCTDAFAALAAKDTLRFWTLLPTKSAWEVNQRRKALCVAAKADGGKLTGSVSGG, encoded by the coding sequence GTGGGGGCCGGTCGCTACCGCCTGCTCGAAGAACTCGGGCGTGGCGGTATGGGCGTCGTGTGGCTGGCCGAGGACCTGACCATCGGCCGTCGTGTGGCGGTCAAGGAGCTACACCTGCCGCAGGGCATCGCGCCCCAGGAACGGCAGGTGTTCGAGGAGCGCGTGCTGCGGGAGGCGCGCACCGCCGGGCGCTTGAGCGACCCCGGGATCGTCACGGTGCACGACGTCGTCCGGGAACACGGCAACACGTTCATCGTGATGGAGCTGATCGAGGCACCGAACCTGGCCGAGGTCGTCGAACGGCACGGCCCGCTGCCGGTCGACCAGGTCCTCAGGGTCGCCGAACAGGTGCTGCCGGCACTGGAGACCGCGCACGCGGCGGGCATCGTGCACCGGGATGTCAAGCCCAGCAACGTGATGGTGGCGCCGAACGGCCGGGTGAAGCTGACCGACTTCGGCATCGCGCAGTCCATGGGCGACTCGAAGCTCACCCAGAGCGGCACGCTGATCGGCTCGCCGACCTACATCTCGCCGGAGCGGCTGCTCGGCCGGGACGCGTCGCCCGCGTCGGACCTGTGGGCGCTGGGCGCCACGCTGTTCTTCGCGTCCGAGGGGTTCGGCGCGTACGACCGGCCGAGCACACCGGCGTCGATCCAGGCGATCATGAACGAGCGGGCCGTGGTCCGCAGGGCGCACGGCCCGTTGGCCGACCTGATCATGGGCCTGCTCGACCCGGACCCGGACACACGGTTGACCGGCGGCCAGGCCAGGTACCTCATCGAGCAGGTCCGTCAGCGCCAAGCCGGTGTGCCGCAACCAGTCGCGCCCGGCTCCGCGGCGCGGCACCCGGCCGTCACGAAACAGTTGCCGCGCAAGAGCCGTGCCCTGGTGCTCGCGGTCGTGGTCATCGTCCTGGCGTCGGCTGTCGCGGGAGTGCTTGCGCTCACCGGCGTGTTCGACAGCAAACCCAGCAACGAAGCCAGTTCCCAGGCCTCCGAGCAACCGGCCGATGCCGGCGAAGCCACGCCGCCGGCCACTGGAAGCGCTTCGGACGCCCCGGTGGAGGACAATTCCAAGCCCTTCCAGAAGATCAGCACCTACGGGCACGACGGCCGGGTCACCGAGGCCAATGTGGTCGAGTACGGCGACAAAGGCTCCTGCTACAACGGCATGGACCTCAACGAGAAGCTGTTCGACTGCACAGGCGAGCACGACGCCGAGATCTTCGGCCAGGTGTCGCTCAACCGCGATTCCGGCGCCTACCCCGGAGAGGACAAGCTGGCCAAGGAATCCGAGGACGGCTGCACCGACGCGTTCGCGGCACTGGCGGCCAAGGACACGCTGAGGTTCTGGACGCTGCTGCCGACCAAGTCCGCGTGGGAGGTCAACCAGCGCCGCAAGGCGTTGTGCGTCGC
- the thyX gene encoding FAD-dependent thymidylate synthase, translating to MTVTVDPKVQLIARTEFLPPADVPWSTDGDGGQALAEFAGRACYQSWKKPNPATATNAGYLRHILEVGHLSVLEHGSVSFYISGISRSLTHELIRHRHFSYSQLSQRYVPERAAAMVEPDVIADDPELHAKFMAAADAAVDAYNELLEGLEKKFADEPNATLRRKQARQAARAVLPNATETRIVVTGNYRAWRHFIAMRASEAADVEIRALAVECLRQLQKAAANVFSDFAITALPDGTEVASSPLVTEG from the coding sequence ATGACCGTGACCGTCGACCCCAAGGTCCAGCTGATAGCCAGAACCGAGTTCCTCCCACCGGCTGACGTGCCTTGGTCGACCGACGGCGACGGCGGGCAGGCACTCGCCGAGTTCGCCGGCCGGGCCTGCTACCAGTCGTGGAAGAAGCCCAACCCGGCCACCGCGACCAACGCCGGCTACCTGCGGCACATCCTCGAAGTCGGGCACCTCTCGGTCCTCGAGCACGGCTCGGTGAGCTTCTACATCTCCGGCATCTCCCGGTCGCTGACCCACGAGCTGATCCGGCACCGGCACTTCTCGTACTCCCAGCTCTCCCAGCGCTACGTGCCCGAGCGCGCCGCCGCCATGGTCGAACCGGACGTGATCGCCGACGATCCCGAGCTGCACGCCAAGTTCATGGCAGCTGCCGATGCCGCGGTCGACGCGTACAACGAGCTGCTCGAGGGGCTGGAGAAGAAGTTCGCCGACGAGCCGAACGCGACCCTGCGCCGCAAGCAGGCCCGCCAGGCCGCGCGTGCCGTCCTGCCGAACGCCACCGAGACCCGGATCGTCGTGACCGGCAACTACCGCGCGTGGCGGCACTTCATCGCCATGCGCGCCAGCGAGGCGGCCGATGTCGAGATCCGCGCACTGGCCGTGGAATGCCTGCGGCAGCTACAGAAAGCCGCGGCGAACGTGTTCAGCGACTTCGCCATCACCGCACTGCCCGACGGCACCGAGGTCGCCAGCAGCCCGTTGGTGACCGAAGGATGA
- a CDS encoding ACT domain-containing protein: MKRLTVDVRPGEYAIAKLPQGSPLPSLPTSDGLVSVTSTPDEVSVVALAAIVPAEAKVDGGWRLLTVRGPLEFTLTGIMASLAGSLAAAGVPLYAMSTYNTDHILVKAVDLDRAVTALREAGNEVHA; this comes from the coding sequence ATGAAGCGGCTGACTGTCGACGTGCGGCCGGGCGAGTACGCGATCGCCAAACTGCCGCAGGGTTCCCCGCTGCCGTCGCTGCCCACTTCGGACGGTCTGGTCTCCGTCACCAGCACGCCGGACGAGGTGTCGGTGGTCGCGCTGGCCGCGATCGTGCCTGCTGAGGCCAAAGTGGACGGGGGCTGGCGGCTGCTGACCGTGCGCGGCCCGCTGGAGTTCACCCTCACCGGGATCATGGCTTCGCTGGCCGGATCGCTGGCCGCGGCCGGTGTTCCGCTGTACGCGATGTCCACCTACAACACCGACCACATCCTGGTGAAGGCGGTGGATCTGGACCGGGCCGTGACCGCGCTGCGCGAAGCCGGTAACGAAGTGCACGCTTAG